In Leptospira perdikensis, one genomic interval encodes:
- a CDS encoding NAD(P)/FAD-dependent oxidoreductase has product MESIQKFDITIIGGSYAGLSAALSLVRSLRNVVVIDSERPCNQNTPFSHNFVTHDGKTPNQIRSMALADLKEYKTFKLQLGEATSIQKQGSGYLIKGNGFADIQSNQIIFATGVKDILPEIPGFTESWGKTVIHCPYCHGYEFVGNQTGLWMNEPGVFEHAKFLKHWSKEITIFTNGPIQFTKEEETNIEKEGIRVITDVVTELLHKEGKISSLQLNSGKEIPLQTLYSKMPIVQHSKLPEELGCKLLPSGHIDVTPFFETSISNVYAVGDMASMFRSVAHAVHSGNMAGAKLNRAMILS; this is encoded by the coding sequence TGGTGGGAGTTATGCAGGACTCTCGGCGGCCTTATCACTTGTTCGTTCTCTGCGAAATGTTGTTGTGATTGATTCGGAAAGGCCTTGTAACCAAAATACACCTTTCTCACATAACTTCGTTACTCACGACGGAAAAACTCCCAACCAAATCCGCTCCATGGCATTAGCTGATTTAAAGGAATACAAAACATTTAAACTACAGTTAGGTGAAGCGACATCAATTCAAAAACAAGGGTCTGGATATTTAATCAAAGGAAATGGATTTGCAGATATCCAATCGAATCAAATCATTTTTGCAACAGGTGTTAAAGACATCTTACCAGAGATTCCCGGTTTTACCGAATCTTGGGGAAAAACTGTCATCCATTGTCCCTATTGCCACGGATATGAATTTGTGGGGAACCAAACTGGTCTTTGGATGAATGAACCGGGTGTATTCGAACATGCTAAATTTCTAAAACATTGGTCAAAAGAAATTACAATATTTACCAACGGTCCCATCCAATTCACAAAAGAAGAAGAAACCAACATAGAAAAAGAAGGGATAAGAGTAATTACTGATGTAGTAACAGAACTTTTACACAAAGAAGGTAAAATCTCAAGTTTACAATTGAACTCTGGAAAAGAAATTCCACTGCAAACATTATATTCAAAAATGCCTATCGTTCAACATTCTAAGTTACCGGAAGAATTAGGATGTAAACTTCTTCCCAGTGGTCATATAGATGTGACTCCGTTTTTTGAAACTAGTATTTCTAATGTGTATGCAGTGGGAGATATGGCTTCTATGTTTCGATCTGTGGCCCACGCCGTTCATTCAGGAAACATGGCCGGTGCCAAACTCAACCGAGCCATGATTCTGTCTTAG